The genomic region CGAAAACTCTAGACTGGTACTCCATAAAGGCTGGGTTCAGCGGGTGTCTGGAAGGAGTAGCGGACGTGGGGTCCAGCTCTCTGGCACCATGGCCAAGGTAGCTCCACAGCAGCCCGCCTTGCACCTGTGCTGGAGCAGCCGGCTCCTCTCCGGACCCTACACCTCCAGGACACTCGCTGCCCAGGGCCACAATGTGGACAGACCTGCATAGAGGATGGCAAACACTGAATCTTGCACTGGAGAACTTAAGGTTCTGTGCTTTAGTTAGAATAACATATAGATGTGCTTTAATTATTAACTATGCCTGTTACCATGTAACTGCATCACATTGTGTCATTGAAGGAATGACAAGACAGTGTCAATgggtcatttattattattattattattattattattattattattattattattattatacctgCAAACACAGTTCTTTAGTCATAACTTACATGGTCCCCTGAGCTGAGAGCATGAAGCTTGGTGAGCACGTCCTCAAGCGCCACGTTTTCCCATCAgacggggtttttttttccgcAATCAAGCTCGACCGCACAAATCCATCGAAATCCACATTAAACGCGAACCCGAGCGAGTTCCGCCGTCTCACGTCCCGTTCCGGCATTCATTCTTCTCTGAACAAAACATACAAGCCCTCGttgaagaaaaagtgtgtgcTGTGCGCAATGCTCCAGTGAACAGACCGAAATGAGAAGCTCCCCAAAGCCCGCGTGCAGACCCCCGCAGTGTGCGGCGCTACTACAACGCGGGCAAGCAAGCACAAGTTCAAACCCCAAACAAcgtggaaaatatatatatatatccagcgCCGTCGCCGTCGGCgctcacacagaaaacacaccaaACCCCCGCGAGATATTAAACCCCGAATCACCTCCGAGCCTGgtggattgagagagagagagagagagagagagagaggaataagaGGAGGAAATGAAcggacagcagcagcagcggctcTGAGTTGGCACTCCTGACTCAGCACTCAGACTATTGCAACACATCCAAACAACAGCCTCgattccaccacctcagtgccacCAGAACAGCAGTCTAATTATAGGAACATgcaatgaatttaaaaaacacacacaatagaaTGTTAAATGCATAAAAAGATAATGATATCCGGATcatatgaattatttcatatatCACTCAAAAGCAAAACCCTGTACACATGATCATTTACTTCTATCATGTGGCAAATGCACGAAAGCATGCATATACAGATCACCTTAAACATCAACCCAGAACAGgaatattgacaaaagtttcgGGACACCCCACaaattcattgaattcaggtgttgtttttcaggggtttgggctcggccctttagttccagtgaaaggaactcttaatgcttcaacatcccaagacattttggacaatttcatgctttgtgggaacagtttggagatgaccccttcctgttccaacatgactgcacaccagtgtacaaagcaaggtccataaagacatggatgagcgagtttagtgtggaggaacttgactgacctgcacagagtcctgacctcaaccccacagaacacctttgggatgaattagagcggagactgcgagccaggccttctcatccaacattgGCACctaacctcacaaatgcacttctagaggaatggccaAATATggcccataaacacactcctaaaccttgtggaaagccttcacagaagagttgaagctgcaaagggcgggacaactctatattacattcacgtgcatgtaaaggcagacgtgtgcatgtaaaggcagacatcccagttttggactccgcccaagccctgaaaaacaacacctgaattcaatgatttggagaggtgtcccaaaacttttggcaatatagtgtatgaggcTCCAGTGTGCAAAGACTCACCCAGAATAGACCTGGAGTACCTGGATGAAACTCCCTGAAGCGTGGGGAGAATatgcaaactccatacacacacagggcgGAGTCGGGAATCAAATTCCTAACCCCAGAGGTGTAAGGCAAATATGTGAACCACTAAGCAATATACCATACATAATAGGAATATTATCCAAAATCTAATGTTAGAACCTAAATGGTGTAAATAAATGTGCTAGGcagattttaaattaataaaaatcttcAGTGCCTTTTTGATGAGGATTCCTGGTTACACCCTGTAATGTTTATTTGATGATTTGTTCCTGCTCAGCAGTTCAAAACTGGTTTGAAAGTCATGAGTATTACATTTTTCATCTTAGATTTGatcatttgatttgattctgCTCCATCTTTAATTAGACGAGATTTACTGACCTCCCATGTGCTTTTTCTGTGGTCACTTTTAGAAGACTCACATAAAACAGAAAGTCATCGTGGGCTAGTGTTTATTATTTCCACATGAAAGAACATTCATGTCCTTTTCACAGCGTTCCTCGACCCACTAAACTCTCCCACTCCACAGGAAGAAAAAGGCCATTATCACACAAACTGTGCATGGAATTATTCACTGCTGGGTTGCAGGATAACAAATGCAGCACGTCCAAAACACAAACCCAGAATAGGGTCTTTGAcccaataatacacactaacgtCCCTGATCGATCATGAGGATTTAGAGAAATAATTGATGCAATCCTCTTCCAGTCTACTGTCAGCCAAGAACTGGAATCTGAAGCTACAGTGCTGACACAAAGGCttaccaaaactggacagctgagaTGGATTTCCAATCATCAACTGTCCATTTTCACTGAGCCATTGTCTGTTGTAGGCTCAGATCCCTTGTAGACAACCTGCCTCTATCAATCTACCATGTCATGGTACTGGTAAAAGTGTTTGAGATCCcactttttttcctgttcttaTCTTTGAtttgaacattacctgaagctgtATCTTCATGATAATATGCATTGCACTGATGACACAGGATTGGCTGGTTGGAGAACTACCTGGATAAGCATATGTActggtgagtgtatatgtatattactgtatattagTCCAAGTAGATAGTATCTCTAAAGCCAATAAATCATTCTGTTTGCCAATTTTAACCAAGATCTAAAAGCTCGTGTTGTTTCCCATTTCTAAAATATGATCCCGAAAGCATTGCATAGCTGGAAATTCTGCTACATGGCAATAGAGATGAACTTTTTGAAGGTGAAGGATTAGCATTTCATACTAAAATATGTCACTCGTGGAGTCACTCAGTCTGGACTGAATAGCAATAAGAATAAGACTGCAGTGTGTCCTTGAATTGCGCTTTCGGCTAATCAACAATCTCACTCTACACCCaggcaccaaaaaaaaacccaattatTTCACtcaaattaaattattactCAATTCCTTATGCTAGATTTGGATGCTGAAACAAACACAGACGTGTAAGATGCAGTTACTACAGTGACATTACACACAATCACTTCAAGAACACACAGTCGAGTGACACAGCACTATTTTACACTTGCAAAAAAGCCAGAGAAGAGTCTACCTCTGATGGCTCATTTTCCATATTCTTCCTAGGAGGACAGATTAGAttcaaaagaaagaaggaacagtTAATATGATGAGGAGGTGTTTGTTTCGCATTGCAGGAAGAAGCCTCCGCTGAGGGAACAGCTTTCCAGCACACAAAGCTGGTTCTTCAttgttgaaagaaaaaaaaaaaacagagagtcTAGTTAAGGAATGACGGTTTATTTCCACAGACATTAATTGAAACCAACGTTAGCATTAGAAATAAGCATTGTTGAGGtaatagaggaataaaacacttcagggcatgctgttatgggaaaataatcaactcctGGATGGGAACGGCCCTCTGCGTCACACTATCctgtcagtgtgtttttctataacagcacacatCACCGTGttttatatcttatataatAACTGTAATGCTTAAAGAGTGCTGACaatctttaaaatgaaaaataaaaaatagctaGCATTCAATATCTGTTTTTTATCCCACAGTGTGTCCTCATGCATTCGGCAACTTAGCTGCTCTTTGATTTAGCCAATTCTAATTCCTTCGCTAACTTCAGATCCATTCTACCCTGCTCACTCTGATAATAGTCTGAGTCGATCCACGCGGGGGCTTCAGACAGCGTCACGTGGATGTCCCCATCCACCTCAGTCACCTTGTGTACTCGTTGCTTGATGCCTTTGGACCTCCAGCAAGGCGGCTGGCTTTTGTCTTTTGGGTTAGtggtgttgtaaagaccctcgCCATCCGCCAGGCTGATCTTGTATTTGTGCTTCGGGCACACAATGCAGAGCTTTTTGTCGATTTCctgtgtaacaaaaaaaatcatttcaggtATGATCTCAGTCAAAAACACAGCCATATTGACTTTTAAGTGAACGTTTGCTAATGAAAACTCACCTCAATATCTCCATCCAACAAAGATCCACCTGCATCTGTTAGGAACAGAGatgttattaatacacaaacTTGATTCATGCGTGTTTTTTGAAGTCTCATCTTGTTTGCCAGTTCTATGCAACCGTTTGGTAGAGTCACTATATTTCATTAACAAACTTAACCCAAGCTGTTTGGTAGAGGcctgtatttaaataattatggggtctgttaaaaaaaaaaaaaacagttatatattgttgttgaattaaataaaaatgcaaagtaagaatttttcCATTGCTTTGGACATTAAAGGGTTAAGAGCACTCAAACGTCTCTATATATCAAATAATACTAACAAGTTCCTcaatgtaaatgtgcaaaatCCTGCCGGGACAGAACAGCTTCCTTCCTGAAATCAGACTCGGATCTGTCTGAGACATTAAGACACTGATGACTGATTAATAGCAGCATTCGTGTTAGAACAGGACTGAAAAAACTGTTTCAGACCACATACAGACTCTGTATTATATATAGTCAGAAATCACATACAAATAACAATCAATTAGAGTTATAAACCATGcagcaaaattattattatttaaaaaaataaaaaaacagaacattCGATGGTTATTTCCAAACAACAGgctaaaaaaattgttttaaaaagtaATTTTGAGAATCCATGATTCCAATGACTGGGTGACATTTACATTGGGAGCTTTTTCTATTTTACCCATTTAACATCttgtgtttgtaaaaaaaaaaaatgaagaaaataataataataataataataataataataatgataataaaatattattattactattatttttgtcattttgttgttattatagttttttttacaaatataataataataataataataataataataataataataataataataataataataataataataataattacattttagcTCACACCCACTCAACACTATTACCTCTTTTAATAATCCACAAGTCACATATTCAGCAGAAATTTGCGTAATCTCAATTTCCTGAAGATCCCAAGATGAAGAAAACGACATTGATTTACATGctacattttttccttttatttttcctttatattttattaagatATTGTGATATTGACCGATAAGATCACtgtgaaaatataaatattttatttatttatttatttatttatttttttaagtcacTCATGATTAAAGTCTTCATGGTGTTAGGATAGATGCTCGTTAACCACATTTTGTGTATCTCATACAAACTTATTACTCTCAATCCTATTGTTTATTGAAGAGCCAAATTTATTGAGATTTTGTTGATTGATGTGAATGTTTCCTTGGATCTCgaagaaatattatttataaattaaaatgacattttttattacaagGGCTAAATAAAGCGGCAGTACACAAATATAAAGTTCATACCTACAATACACCCAATTTCCCAATAATACTGGCTTGTATTGTGGGAATCTTTCTTACCCACTCAGCCCTAATTGACATTCTAATCTCGTAAGGTTCAAGCTGAAACACAGAATCCTACAGGGAGCAACAAGGTTGTTGATGCATAagcttatatacacacagtacagcatGGCTGTAAAGCCTTCAAACCGTTCGTTAGTCTTTGATCTCTTGGTTAAACTGAATTCCAGGAATAAtggactaaaaataaaaacgctTGATGATACACATCTCCCAgtggaaaaacacaaacacatgaagtTTCATTTTCCTTACGGTAGCAGTGTTCGTCCATAGCGTAGAAAACTCCCTGGTGATAAATGACAAACACGAACCGGTCAGCTATGCTGACGCTGGTGCGTTTGGCCTTTATGAGGTCTTCCTTCTTCCCCACTAAACACGATTTTCCAGCTCCTACAGGTGTCTTTTCCGACATGGCGGCAGAGAGTCTGTTAGGAAGAGTTCACATATTAGGAATGTTTGTTCATAATGATCTTTCataacttacacacacacacacatacattgctTTGTAATTATTCTTGTTATTAAATGCTGTTTCTTTACACAAGCACTTTTACTAGATTTCATGGTGGAATGCGCATATAAATGCTTCTTATAAATGCATCCAGTCTGCCTTGGCATTGAAGGGGTTTAGAACAACATGGCTGAGACTAAATTGCAggttaattacatttaatttgaaATATCATTACTGAAAGGTATTTTCTGAAGTCTTTTGACCTGACGGTTGAATTAATCAAACAAATCTAGACTAAACAATCTGCAGACACTGCATTttagtatatatttctttctacTGTCCACAGATATGCTTATTCGAGTTGCCAGCTCAGTCACTTTTAAGCAAAGAAATTGATCAAAAGATctacaaataatataatagtgtaatagagtattaATGACATAAGAGCTATTCAGTATGTATCAGAGTAAAGTCATTCATTTGCTGTAGTATCTTGTGTTATAACATGTGAGTATAACAACCTAATCCTGTTATAACATACCATAGAGAAtcattaatacactacacagtatttttttaaataaaatattctttctTAAAACAAGCTTATGTACAGTACTTAACTAGAAATGTGATCAATCTATACAGTAAACAATCTCTATGTAGTACTGAGGCTTaatcatttgtttgtgtttcaaaGCAGGGGTGGAAAATTAATGATAACTTGTACTCTGGTAGAAGTATAAATAATGTCTAGCCAAAAATGTACTGAAGTTAAAATCAAgtcaaaagtaaaaaatgtgacatacaaaataaaaaggCCACAGCTGAAAACAAATCAGTATTTTGTTCCCTCCATTAACTCATGAATTGAACTTAACATACATGGGATTTTGAGTACTTTgaagatctaaataaaatgtaaggaGTCAAAAAATGAAGGATTTCTTGGAAATGTTACAAGAGCGCAAGTATTCACAATCAGCAACACTTAAGTAAAGTATGAATAACTCATAACGGTAATACTTTAAAAGGAAAATAGAAATTTTCCACTAGCGAAATTTTTTTTAGTGCTTTCCCTAGTATCTAGTCCTTCTAAACTGCTTGACAAAAATATCAAGACTAAACTCGAACTTGAAGCACTACGTAGATTTGTTTTAATGAATCACGAATAATAATCAACTGTAGTTGTTTTTACCTGTGTTTGGTTCCCAGCCTGCTGCATGAGAGGACGACGGACGTGAGTGGACGCTCGGCCGGTCTAACGCAGCTGTTATCAGAGGAGCCTGGTGAAGAGCGGTTAGGCCTATCAGCCCTGCAGATCTCCCTCACATTATCTTGCTTCAACACAGAGGGTTGAGCTCCATGTACACACATCCAGGGAACATTTTAATTCATCCCTAATTCATCCATAATGTTTATCACTTTTAAATTGGCATAAAATACACCATAGAGATAAACGTTTCTCCTCTGAGACATTTTTGGATAAACGTTCTATAGCTGTGAATCTTAATTCTCTCTGGCACTATTAGTTTTTATAACACACCAGTAGTGGCTGTGagtaacctctctctctctctctctctctctctctctctctctctctctcctcagccaatcagaacacagtgcTTAAGTACTTCTATATTGTAAGACACCACATTATAGGGCCATATCTTGTTTGTTATAAGCTCATAATAAAACGATAGCATGACTGAAGACGTCACAATCACAGAGACCCGTTTAGGACTTATTACGTCAGCTCATGTCAGACATACATATTATGACACCTCGGGGGTGAAATTTACAAAATGGCTAATTGTACCACCtcatatttgatttattattattattattattattattattattattattattattattattattattagactttaTGGATTTTCAAATCCACCTGAGAAgaagtaacacaaacaccacaatacGATCAAAAGCTCGTAGAGGGGGGATTTTAATCGTCATTTTTACGTCTAAATTAATCCAACAGGGATTAATGTAATTGCTGTGTAATCTGAAgtgaattttaatttatatcttgCCACTCAAGTGCGCATACTAGAGCGAATGACATGAAAGGGAAACGGAAATAAAGTATTCGTGCGCGTCAATGCATCACAGCATCTGCGCAGTGGAAGGTTTTTCCAAACCCGGTAGTGGATCTCCTAATTGTGCGGTGAATCGATGAACTAGGCACGCCGTGTATCCAAAATAATACTGCGAAGCTACTTTGACGTGAGTACACTGTAATATTTGTGCAATCGTCTTAATTGAGGACAGGAAAAACTCGGAgaaataataagataataataataaataataatattgctAAAGAGGCTAGCTCCTGCTAGTTGGTTAGCCATGTGTTGTGTTGAGGGTGAAGGCAGGAAATGTATGGAGCTCTATGAGAACAAGCTGAATCGGTGTGAAACCTTTTTCTCAGGTGTTTTGGAGAGATCAGATCACTCTGGGCAGCTTAGAGACAGGTTTATTTGACAGTCGACAGTTTAACTGGCTTGTCATTAAGGAGTGACTTGTGGAGTGGCTCACTTCTTCATATGTGCATTGTATTAGGAGCTTCATTAGGAACTAGATAACAGTGTGGTTTAATAGACATTGTCATAGAGCAGCTTTATGACTTCCAGAAATCTGGATGTGGATTTAAATCCCTAGATGAGCAAGCTAGGAAGAAAAACAGATGAGCCTTTCTCAACCTTTTCTAGATGACACCAGATAGTGAGTTTGCTGTTCTACATGTGTAAACAATAACAAGTAAGATCAAGAgccaagaagcttttattgtcatttcaatcaTATATAGCTGCCGCAatgcacagtgaaatgaaacaacatttctccaggaccctatACTGTCTTTTTGTCTCACTAGGTTGCATTTTATGTTGTACTTTCAgtttttagctctgtgttgttttctggGATGAGCACAGGGCAGGGagttatgattacagcagcagttcctGCGTACAAGTCTACAGTCCAAGAAGTGAGAAGATCCCCTGAAGAACGGCTAAAtcagcaggagccacacctgattccacctgtatTATCAGTAGATTTTGGGTTTCGGTAGACTCGGGTGTGGCCTCGGTTCGGACGGAATtaaaacctgcatccacaatgACCCTTATTAtttaagattggacacccctggacTAAATACTGGTTTCTGATCAACTGTAAACCCTGTATAGCCTTCAGTTTTTTCACGGCATGACTTTCCTtttaattgtattaaaaaaacgTGCActtcacaaaacaaatccatctGCTATAATGGAAACTATAAACTAATGAATACCAGTTTTAATTGTTGTAATGTtgggtggcttagtggttagcactatTGCCTCACAGCAGGTCCAGGGTTCGAagaggcaggggcctttctgtgtagcgtttgcatgttctccctgtgcctgcgtgggtttactccggtttcctcccacagaccAAAaacgtacattaggttgattggtaattctaaattgcccataggtgtgtgtgtggttgtctgtctatatgtgtccCTGTGACGGattggcgacctgtccagggtgtacccctgccttttgcctcATGtctgctgggatagactccagcagatccctgtgaccctaattaggaatgaagcaggtatagaagatggatggatggaagttgTAATGTTGtgcatttattatattataatgtagAAAATTGATGGACGTTGTAATGTtttgcatttattatattttttggaaACTTGCAATATCATCAATCCTGGGGAAACGCTATTTTTTAAGGCATTATGGGCTCTGTAAACAAAGATGAAACGAATAACATGGACATTAATGGTCTCCCTTTCTGCGCTAGGGTTCAGGGATGTGTGCCGTTGTTTAGGGGATATTACTTTGGAGAGAAGATCAAAGACATGAactatatgtttttttattttaaaacaaatgaataacaTCACCTGATTATACCTTTAATCATGGATTGCATCCATATCTCCTTTGATTTTGAAATCTTTTCCTCAGATCATGACACTCCGAGCTTGTGGCTTTATAATATTCCGCCGCCTGGCACGACGTCCTTTCCCAGACAACATCGAGTACCTTCTCCTGCAAACCTCATATGGAGAACACCACTGGACTCCACCTAAAGGTGCTTATCACACTATCCTCTTTGTCATATTGATAGATTTCTGCTTCATTCCATATCTTAGTGACCTTTGTGTCCTGTAGGTCACGTCGATCCTGGAGAGGACGACCTGACCACGGCGTGGAGAGAGACGCATGAGGAGGCGGGTTTGGGTGAAGAGCATCTGCGTGTGGTTGATGGCTTTCTGCAGAGATTGCATTATCAAGTGCGGGGTAAGGAGAAGGAGGTCCTCTATTGGCTGGCTGAGCTTCGTGACCCCGGCCTTAAAGTCAAACTGTCGGACGAGCACCAGGACTACCGCTGGGCCAAGCTGGACGAGGCGTGCAGGCTAGCGAAGTATACGGATCTACAAGACACTCTCAAAAACGTGCAGCACTTTTTGGAGAAGGCAGAAAAGAAACAGTGACCACTGACTCCACACTGATGAGATTCTCAGAAACTGTAAATATTGAATATCGAGACTGTGTTTTTAATTTGCCTTTACGATGATTTACATTAATTGTGCATCTTTTATGTGCTATAACTCGTAATAAAGGTGTCCTTATGTAGTTTTTATCAACACTACAAATGCTGCAAAAATCAAATAAAGATCATTTGCTTCGTCAGAGATTTTGGTCTATGTGCCATCAAACAGAAATGAAGGCATCTTGCACTCTAATGCCTTTATGTTGGAAAAGATAAAAAGGTGATAAAGGTTACATGTAAcctgaaatggataaaaagtatgacataTTATGAGTATGAATATTGTAGCTGATTATTTTTGCAAATTATTGTCATGTTGTTAATATTTGTAAATTTAGTGTATAAATAGATAAGGAATATATACGgtttgctgttatagaaaaataatcagtgctAGGATGCTCTGTTACTGCGTTACTTTTATCATTTTTCCGCATTCTAAGTTCCTTTTATCCCACACAAATTTGCCACTGTTTAGATTTTTCAAAAAGGTATTACAGAATTACATCATAGATTTTTTAACCAATTGTCTTATTAATTTAAAGATCTAATTTAATTCATGGCATTTTCTACGACATTAATCATAAACTGACAAAATTGATGACGGCATTCTCTAATTAATACAGAATACActaaacaggcataacattatgaccacttagggaccctgactggtctgcgcttatgcagccccatacacaacaaactgcgatacactgtgtgtgtatactgacacctttctatcagaaccagcattactttcctcagcagtttgagcaacagtagctcgtctgttggatcggatcacacgggccagccttctctccccacgtgcatcaatgatccttggccatccatgaccttgtcaccggttcaccactgttccttccttggagcacttttgatagatactgaccactgcaggccgggaaca from Hemibagrus wyckioides isolate EC202008001 linkage group LG18, SWU_Hwy_1.0, whole genome shotgun sequence harbors:
- the rfesd gene encoding Rieske domain-containing protein: MCVHGAQPSVLKQDNVREICRADRPNRSSPGSSDNSCVRPAERPLTSVVLSCSRLGTKHRLSAAMSEKTPVGAGKSCLVGKKEDLIKAKRTSVSIADRFVFVIYHQGVFYAMDEHCYHAGGSLLDGDIEEIDKKLCIVCPKHKYKISLADGEGLYNTTNPKDKSQPPCWRSKGIKQRVHKVTEVDGDIHVTLSEAPAWIDSDYYQSEQGRMDLKLAKELELAKSKSS
- the nudt2 gene encoding bis(5'-nucleosyl)-tetraphosphatase [asymmetrical]; the encoded protein is MTLRACGFIIFRRLARRPFPDNIEYLLLQTSYGEHHWTPPKGHVDPGEDDLTTAWRETHEEAGLGEEHLRVVDGFLQRLHYQVRGKEKEVLYWLAELRDPGLKVKLSDEHQDYRWAKLDEACRLAKYTDLQDTLKNVQHFLEKAEKKQ